The Chloroflexota bacterium genome contains a region encoding:
- a CDS encoding transposase produces the protein MQIGGYDDSDNHVFLAENGLHSAIRLNSYRTRKKDLNKRVWLEKEVTEPYQAGLKERYKIERKFGEGKRYHGMGRCRYLGLVRYTIQSILTAIVLNLKRLVKLLTGVSFRGRAKVVV, from the coding sequence GGGGGCTACGACGACTCAGACAATCACGTTTTCCTGGCTGAAAACGGTTTGCATTCCGCTATTCGGCTGAACAGTTATCGGACTCGGAAGAAGGACCTCAACAAGAGGGTGTGGTTGGAAAAGGAAGTTACTGAGCCATATCAGGCCGGTTTGAAGGAGAGGTACAAGATCGAGCGCAAGTTTGGTGAGGGCAAGAGATATCACGGGATGGGGAGGTGCCGCTACCTTGGTCTGGTCCGTTACACCATTCAGAGCATTCTGACGGCCATCGTATTGAATCTCAAGCGGTTGGTGAAACTGCTCACTGGGGTCTCATTCCGAGGCCGGGCCAAAGTAGTGGTCTAG